Proteins from a genomic interval of Periophthalmus magnuspinnatus isolate fPerMag1 chromosome 11, fPerMag1.2.pri, whole genome shotgun sequence:
- the rps18 gene encoding 40S ribosomal protein S18: protein MSLVIPEKFQHILRVLNTNIDGRRKIAFAITAIKGVGRRYAHVVLRKADIDLNKRAGELTEEEVERVVTIMQNPRQYKIPDWFLNRQKDVKDGKYSQVLANGLDNKLREDLERLKKIRAHRGLRHFWGLRVRGQHTKTTGRRGRTVGVSKKK, encoded by the exons ATG TCTCTGGTCATCCCTGAGAAGTTCCAGCACATTCTTCGTGTTCTGAACACGAACATCGATGGAAGGAGGAAGATAGCCTTCGCCATCACTGCCATCAAG GGAGTTGGCAGACGTTACGCCCATGTGGTCCTGAGGAAAGCCGACATCGACCTGAACAAAAGAGCCGGAGAGCtcactgaggaggag GTGGAGCGTGTGGTGACTATCATGCAGAACCCTCGTCAGTACAAGATCCCAGACTGGTTTCTGAACAGACAGAAGGATGTGAAGGACGGCAAATACAGCCAG gtTCTTGCTAACGGTCTGGACAACAAACTGAGAGAGGATCTGGAGAGGCTGAAGAAGATCCGGGCTCACCGCGGCCTCAGGCATTTCTGGGG CCTGCGTGTGCGCGGTCAGCACACCAAGACCACGGGCCGTCGTGGTCGCACTGTGGGAGTGTCCAAGAAGAAGTAA